The Nostoc sp. 'Lobaria pulmonaria (5183) cyanobiont' DNA window TTTATCAAGAATTAAATAGCGATCGGCTAATATTTCTCCAGGGCTACCCACACTTGGACTATCTACCACAGCCCAGAGATAATTTTTGGGTAGGGGCGTGGAACATCGCTGGCAAAACTTGTGAGTCAGGGGGTTGGCAGCCTGACAATTTTCGTTTGGACAGTAGAGCGTTGCCGCGTCATTTTCCATAGTTTTCGCACCGATCAGCGATTGGCAATTTCTTTAATAGCATTAGTAGGGACAATCTAGACCGCTCATCTTTCTTAAACTTGACATACCCAGACTTTAGATGATGATTTTAGCTGGCGGATATCAGCAGGTGCTAATACTTATCTGCTCCAAAAAATATGCTCCTAACTCAACCCTACAGCCTAATCATAGCTTCTATTGCCCTGTGACTCTCCATCGCCAAAGCAACTAACTCCAACCCTGTCACCACAGCATAACCCAAGCATAACTGCGCGATTTGTTTTTGCTAAATTACCCCATCATTAACAGGCAGAGAATGTTGGTATTTATTTAGTTTATAAGTAGGATAGCAAGAATTAACTTTGATTTAAGAATTAAGAATAGTAAATATTAATTTTGGCAAAAGTACCTGATAAATCCAGTGGCTCTAAAAATCTCTTGAGGACTGCTGTTAGCGGATAGCTAGAGTTGAGTCAGTGCTGAGTTAAGAAGTAGACTTATGAATCTTTTCACTCTAAGCCGAGACACTTTTAACTCAGCACTCTTCGTACACAAGGGTTCAGCCAGCCCGCTAGCAACTCATTGGCTTATTGTTTGTCGTCAATGGCAACTTGAGGGACTCCCAAGCTGTAGTTAGTAACACGGGCAGAAAGATTGTAGCTGACTTCGCCGAGTTGCAGAAGCGATCGCAGATAATGCTCTAAGTCTGACCCTACACGGCGCAAGTTATAGTCTGTGAGGTCTTCGCCACTAGATGCTTCTACTAGTTCATCAAATTTTCGATAAATTTTTTGCAGTGCATCTTCATTCCAATTAAATTCGTTATCTGGGTCAACATCTAAGGTTAAGACTTGTTGACTAGGAACTAAATCGCCATCCCGGTCAATTTCACCTGCAAAAATGCGGATATGCCGGGTTGTGGACTTGAGCAGCATCGGGTTATCCATAAAAAGGTGTAAGATTTGCGTGGATTACACTGAAATTATTGTAGACGTTAATATCCAAGCTTGAATGCTCTCAATTTCAAAGCTTTGAATGCAGTTTCAAAAGGGTATATTGAATGGGCATAAGTAAAAATATCACCTTTACTGATGAGTTTGCTACTTCTGTTATGAGTTGAAGATATATTTAACTGCTAGTACTGACAGTAGTCGAATTATTTTTCTGTAAAAATTAATGGGTTGAGTATTTTCATTTGGTGTACTAATCTGACTTACTGCTAAGATTTTTCTACTCGACTCAGCCCAGAATACAGTATGGATAGGCACTTGGGAGGAATAATTTGTTCTGTGTACATTTTTTTCTGAAGAACAAAAGTTTTGACATTAATAATTATGCTCATCAATTTATCCTGAATTTCCTATTGCAAAAAACGTACATCAAGTAATTTCACGCAATAGCGCTAGATCGACCGCTGGCTTTAACAAACTCAAAAAAAGTAAGCGGTTTTACTTACGTAGAAACACTAAAATTAGAGTAACAAGTCAAACTGTTATTGACGTTCACATAAAGTTGATGTAAAAACCTTTAAAAAGGTTGAACAACTTCTTACAGAAACTTTATTGTGTAGAATCTTAAAAACTGAATAATAGTTATGGCTTACCATAAGCTACATCTGGCACAGAAACGTCAAAATCTAGACACTGAAAATCTAGCTTGAAAATACACCACAGGAGAGTGAAATAGAATACAAAGGTGATTGATGAAGAAAAATTCTTAATTCAAGCACTTTGGATTCAAAAAGGATATAAAGAATTTTTGCTGGACATCTACCTCCTTACCCTCATACACAACCAAGTAAAGGAATCTCAATAAGCTATGAACTCCAAAGCATTACCACGCCAGATAAATAATCTCGAAGTAGGTGTTTATGAGTGTGAAATACATCTCAAATTCCGGTTGATTGAGGAAAAGAGTCTATTGAGCGATCGCGAGCAACTATTACAGGTGCTACTTGATGCTTTAACCGAAGGTTCTGATGACTTTCTAGAGACGCTACAAGCGTCCGTTAAAGCCCAAGAAGTGTCTGAGTTTAAAGCCTCGCCTCAAATGCGGCGTCAGCTAATGCGCTTGCGTAATGTCGCGGAAAATTCTCCAACTTAAAGGTGTAATTTAAGTAGTGAAAAACGTGAATTGGGCATCAAATCAAATGTTGATCCCATACCCCCATTGCCATAAAAACTAAGCAGTCAGTAGATTTCATAAAATATTTTGATTTCTACTTTGTGAAAGTCTTATTTAGCAGCACAAAGTCCCAGGAACAGTTTCCGCTATTAAAAACTTTGTAGCAAAGGGTACTGGTAGAATCTGAAAGCAAATTCAGCCGGGTGCATTTTACCGAGTTTTTATCAAAACATTGCAGAATAATAAAACTCTGTGTCTTTACAGATGGGGAATTGGACAACAGGCGCAAATAAAATGAAAACC harbors:
- a CDS encoding Npun_R1517 family heterocyst differentiation transcriptional regulator produces the protein MNSKALPRQINNLEVGVYECEIHLKFRLIEEKSLLSDREQLLQVLLDALTEGSDDFLETLQASVKAQEVSEFKASPQMRRQLMRLRNVAENSPT
- a CDS encoding NAD(P)H-quinone oxidoreductase subunit M, whose product is MDNPMLLKSTTRHIRIFAGEIDRDGDLVPSQQVLTLDVDPDNEFNWNEDALQKIYRKFDELVEASSGEDLTDYNLRRVGSDLEHYLRSLLQLGEVSYNLSARVTNYSLGVPQVAIDDKQ